From the Rattus norvegicus strain BN/NHsdMcwi chromosome 15, GRCr8, whole genome shotgun sequence genome, the window TAATTCCATGGAGAAATGATTTGCCTGGCATAATTGGAGCCCTccatgaaagagaaaaaggggTGAAGTCTAGCCCAAAGTAAACCTTTCCTCCTGTAAGTTGTTTCTGTGAGGATTTGGGTCGTAGTGACCTGAAAGCAACCGACGCACACATATATTTCCAACATGTTCCTAATATTACCGCACTTCAAATTTCATCAGATACCTATTCTTTTCATGTCTTAAAATCAATGAAATTACTACGTAACTCACAACCAATAATAAGTCATGCATCGgcagattttaaatattttcttggagaatattttttaacaataataataattttaggggttggggatttagctcagtggtagagtgcttgcctagcaagcgcaaggccctgggttcggtccccagctccaaaaaaaagaaaaggaaaaaataataataattttaaatatttttcttgaagAGAGACGACTCAGACATTGCTTAGTGAcatttgatttgaatttttttaCACCATATGATGCAACTTAATATACTGCATGTTTCCCCACCTTTGGCTTGTGGAGTAAGAGCAGCATCAATCCTTAAGGAAAGGACCAAACTCTCCCAGATTCCCAAGTAGATGCTCCTGGCACAGGTTGAGAGCCAGCAGGTCTCAAAACTTGTGGCCCTAATACAATGACCTAgtttgcttcctgttgctgtgataaaaacccaatgaccaaaagcaacctggggaggaaagggttcatttcagtATACAGTTCGTATCTCTTCatgaagaagtcagggcaggaactggaggcaggaactgaagcaggagcaTGGAGAAGCCACGGTTACGGGCTTGCTCCCTGTGCCTTGTTCAGCTAGCTTTCTCATGCCACCCAAAACcagctgcccaggggtggcactgcccaggggtggcactgcccagtGGGTCATgggctctctcctctcctctcatatCTATCATTAATCAATAATGCCCCCAACAGACTTGCCTATGGGCAATCTGATGGTGGCATCTTTTGAATTGGAGTtttctcttctctgatgactctagctatGTCAAGTCAATAAAATCTAACTAGCACAGTCGAGTATTACATTAGTTAATGGCaaagccaagactgaacccccaaaaCCCTAGACCCTAACCTACCTCAGGTCTCATCCCAGTTCTGCCCGCCTACACGTGAGCTGGCTAATTCAGCAGGAATCTCTGGTACTATTAGCAAGCTTGTCAACATCTGGGACCACCTGCCCCCAGCCCACTTTATGACGATTTGAGTTGATTCTGTTGggtctctgtgctctgtggggAATTGGATTCATGCAAAAGAATTGTGGTTCACGCGTGTGAAGCAACTTTAAACGTACATGATGTTGTCAAAACATATGCAGCTGGGATCTTCAGGTGTACTCAAAGCCTTAatagaggaggaggcaggagagctgACCTCCACAGGTAGAAAAATGATTCCTGTGACAGGACCCCTTATACACAGACACCtgtccctacacacacacacacacacacacacacacacacacacacacacacacacacacacatccaggtcTAGTTCCACAGTTTGACAGATCCCAGGTAATTAGTTCTGAAGCCTTCTGTACCACATGCTTAGTCCTCAGTGTGTGTCTCACTTTGCACCTATCCCCTTCCCTGCCCAGAGCAGGTTGACCACACCCCGCTTGGAGTCCAGTGACCCTCTTCACTTCATCCTGGCACTGCAACCcagagaggaaggcaggcagactcACCTTCAGGTGAATGGGGAAGGGCCGCTCCTGCTGGAGAGGCCCAAGCAGAGTCTGCTCTACGCTGACCAGCTCCGAGGTCGAGTCCACCACGCGAGCCAAAGCGCTGCGCATCGCCATCCGCGCCAAGGTACAGGGCCCGCGGTCCCGGGGAAAAGGCAGCAGCTCCGCGCCCCCCTCTGCACCCCGCAGCTCGCCTGCCTCGGGGGAGCCCCGCGCTCCCGTGCTCCCGCGCCCCAACCCCCGCCGGGTCCGCATCTGGCCTGAGCGACGAGCCTGGGCGATAGGCACGTGGTCCGGGCTGCGCGGGCTCCCTGGGGCACTAGGACCGTCGCCCCAGCCCCACTCCTGCTGTAGTAGCTGCAGGGTCTGCAGAGCCACCATTTGGTGGCTGATGGAAGCCACTAAGGGCGCAGGGCTGGCCATGGCCGGCTAGCAGCTGGGCGCTGACGAGCAGGTGGAGCGCAGGCAAAAGAGCCTAGCAGCTTTCGGCGTTCGGGGTCGCGGGGTCACATTTTTCTAACTCCTGGCTTTTCCCCAGCCTCCACGTCCCTCAGCGTGTGTGGcccgccccgcccccggcccGCAGGTGGTGACGGGTGCTTGCCCCTGCATTCCCTGCCAGGCAGAATGGGCTCAGAATGACCCAAAGCTGCCTGGAGCCTGCTCGGTGAGCGTTTgaacaggagccagatgctgaGCTCTGGTTCTTCCGCCTCTCGGGGCTTTGGTGGGGAAATGCGCTGCTTTGTGCGGATGTATCTATCCCCAGATACCCCGCCCCCTTGTTCCCTGAAGGATGCCAGCAAAGGACCACTTAAGGCGGTGAAGGCCCAGGGTCTGCAGTATTAAAACCTCGCCAGGTCATTAACATGCCCAGAGCTCCAACCAACCTCACAAAGGACACTGGTGGGTTCTTCTCGTTTCCCTGAGGATATTTTCAGAAGCACCTTGAAATAGCCTTCAAGGCCTTGCACACCCCCAAGCAAAATTACCAAAGTATCTCAAAGTTCAGCCCTGATTGCTGGGTTCCCCACAGGTACTGGGGATGCAGAAATGACATCAAGACAGAGTTGTCATGGCCTGCTCCTGAAACCCAAGCCTGCCACTGCCCAGATGAGGAGTTGCCCGTTCGGAAGGACTCTGGCAGCAAGGTCAAAGGTCAATCCTTTTCTGGAGCAGGAACCTCTGGGCAGCTGTACACTTACCCATTTTTAATTATATCAAACATGGCTGTGTCCTTTAAGTAATGGGAAAGAACTGGTAACTTTAATCTTTCTAGATGGCAGCCATCTGTgcgttttactttgttttgtggagttttgtgttgtttgtttgtttgcttgcttgtttttgaagACATTTGAAGGGAATAATGAGGAGAGAGCTATCGCTGAGAGcatctttttctgctttcttcttgCAAGGAAAACTGTTGGAGAATCCAGTGACCCAGCATAGCAGAGGCAAGGgcacagaggggagagaggactCATGGGGAAACCAGAGGCTCAGGCAGATAGAAGGCGTGTCTTGTAGAGTCAATTCTGGAAGCTCTCTGGATGGAAACGCCATTGGGGTGGTCCTGTCAGTACAGAAAGGTGATCAGTAAGAGATATGGGACCCTCGTTGACTGGAATAGTTGACCCTGAGTAATCTTTCTGATGACTCTCCAGCAAAGGTTCTTAGAATTCTCAatgtttccttcctttccaaaAACCAATCTGAATCAATAAAGAAgctttcttaaataaaaacaagtgtgCTCATGCAAATTATATCTAGGTAAAATGCTAGTCCGTGAAGCCACAGAGAAATGACTTTGGAGAGAGAAGCGGTTTAATATTGATTAGTGTAAAGTTGCTTACATTCATATTCAGAAATACAGAAATTCTTCCAAGTTtcgtaattaatttttaaatcttcAGATGTTGACGCACATTCAGTGCAGAAAGGGCTAAGCAGGAATAGCTTTGTTTACACAGAGCATGCCAGTCTCAGGGCTTCAAAAACTAACCCATCTGCTCTTAAATAGCTGACCGCAAAACTCTCCTGACAGACAGAATTCCAGTCAACAGGACAGCAATCACCAGACAGAGCAGGACGTGAGCCCCACTCTTCTCCTTACCACACTGATCTTGAGAGCCACAGACAACTGAACTTCTAGAAGTACATGGGGTGAAGGCCAGCACCCCAGGGCATGAAGGGTGGTTTGGCCTACCGAAAGATGACCTGCTTCTAGCAAAGCAATGCTTCCTCTATTCAGCCATGGGTCACATTTGCATTTGGTGTCATCTCAAAACTACTTATGGTCCAAGCTGGAGATCAGAGACCCTGAGGGAAAGGCTTCATGGGGTATTGACATGAATTAATGGTATTAACAGATCTGTCCTTGGTCTAAAGCATTGCAAGCGTCACCTTTGCTGGACCATCAGACaagtacacatgcacacccattgTGGACCCAGTCTGAAACACTCGAAGAAGGATTTAGTCAGAAGCACAAAATATTGTGCATCCAGTATTTTTGCTTCAGAATCTATTTTAGGATTTTATGGGCCCTATGTTCTCACTGCTTAGTGAATAGTCTTCATCTTCCATGTTCAGCCCACGGACTCAGATAAGATAAGCAGAAGCCAATCACACACCATCTCCCCAAGGTTTGTGTTTAGAGACTATTTAGAATTCTTTCAGTCGAATGCACTGTAAAGGATAAAAACAATGGAGGTTCATACTATAGGCCAGGAGGTCACACAGAAGCAAAAAACACTTCCTCTTTTAGTAAGAAAGTATGACACAAAAGACTTAAATGGACAAGAATGTATTGGCCCACATTATAAGAAGTGGCTCTCATATTGATTAATGCTGGGACTTTGAGGTGTCACTGATGCCCTTGGTTCCTTCCATCGTTCTCTAAAGTCATCCAAAGCACACCAACTTTGTCTTTTGTACTTAGTCCTTGAGCTATGTCCCCTCTACCCACTAAATCCTAACAATGGCTGCTAGACAACAATCGCTAAGCCTAGAAGTTATCTCTTTTTGGGTGTCTGTAATGGCTACTCCtgggtgtcaacttgactgtatctggaatgaactacaatccagaattggaaggctcacctgcgatcctgatcttgaggctgggagatacaagtttctgacctggatcttggtacgGAGATCTTGTGGCATAGTGGTTATGaattccaggagactaaggcaaggagagctctgagttcaaagtcatctggGATAAAGGCCTTTAATctaggtggtacatgcctttaatctaggacacaccttctgctggagacctacataaggacattggaagaggGAAGACTCTCTTCTTcatctgcctgccttgtgggactgagccactgctagatccttggacttccagacagagctgctgctgaccatggtTGGGGagctggactacagactgtaagtcatcgaCAAACTCCCTTACTacatagagactacccataagtcctgtgactctagagaaccctaatacagTGTCCCTACTCTAGTGCAGAGAGATGCTTTATAAAAACTCCAGCTGACTTTACTCATCCTTGCCTAAATTGTAGAACATATTTATGTCAAGATAATTGTGTTTGAGAGGAAAGAGTCCAAGATGGGAATGAACCAAAATTCAGTCCTGAAGAGCTTGTAAGGAGGATGGAGAATACTGGATAGGAATCAAGGTTCTGTAACCAAGCAACAGCAGTGGAAACCAAACACCAGGAAGCTTTTGCAGTGGCCCTGTGGAAAAAAACACAACTGATTTCCAGGGTCTCTCCTATTTCCAGATAGTCAGGAAACCCAATATCATGAGGTTAATGTTTCCACTATAAATGGATGGCTGTGGTGTCCCTTGTacaagagaaacaggaaagatatGCATTGTGGAGCCTCTGCAGCcatcctgtgagtttgaggggaGAGCTTGCCTATGAACgccagaaagagaaaagacaacacATCTGTAGAGAAAATCAGGATTCCTTATAGCGTCATTTGCACCCTGCACAGAGCTGCTCATGAAGACAGTCCCACTTCTGAGCTGTTTGGTTACAGGAGACAATTGAGTGTCTTTTCTGGTTGGTTGAACAAATGTGGGGTTGAATTTATTAGAACAGAaggaatcataatataaacaGACATCATAATATATCACTGAAAAAGGAGCAGCTCAATTTCCCTGACCTTGTGACCCAGCACTAATGAATCCATACAATCAACTCCCTCCACAACACTCTTGCCATCTTCTGAGCTTTGCAGATTAAAGCTCTCAGGGCAATTCCTATCCTCCCCATAGCCCACAAGAATATTTTGACCAGGCACCAAAATCACTGAGACTGCTGTGGATGAGAGATGGGAATAAGGAGCTACGAAGCTCAGTGAGTGAGAAACAATATTCTGCCTGCTGATGACAAGGGAGAGTGTTGCTATGTGGACTGGAGTTCCGGCACTCTTTCATTTCAAAGGTTCACAGTCCTTTCCCACATGAGCCAGTGCTCATGCAGATGTTTGAGAAGCTGATCTCAGAGAGGATAGAAGGGGACAGTACACAGAGCCACCTTTAAAGCACTAACTCTGCAGAGCCCAGATGCATTTGATCTCTGCTTACACTTTTCACCAAAAGGGAGCCAAGAGAATTCCAGAAATGGAGCTGTTAACCTTCAGCGCACTCTGTGGAAGTCCATGCAGGGGGTATAAAACATGCCCAAAGAGGCCAAAGTGTTGTTCCTGTTGAATAAAAACCACAGTGTGGAGCCACAGCAGAGAAGTAAATgctgaagaaaccaagatattaaaAGGTGCAGTGAAAGAGACAGTCAAACAAGATGCAGGCAGAAGACCAAGCAAGAAAGATCAGGTTCCCTAAATATGTAAATGTAGCGTTTGAAGGCGTTAAGTCGTAACGTGCACAAGATGGTCTAATTTCAGCCTAAACATTTGATTTtcaataaagaagaaagagagggatgCAACCCCACCACAAAACTGCTAAGTTGCCAAGAACGATGTTTACATGGGCCATGTGCCTTCAGAACGTCATATTGCACGGGCCTCTCAGATCCTCTTAGGATGATGACTTGGTGAATCTAAGTAAAGCCAAACAGGGAAGACTGAGTGAAGAGACCATGGTGGTTTGATACAAAGTGTTTCCAAAATGGGTCAGGTGTCAAAGGCTTGGCCTCCAGCTGGTAGAGCCAGTCATTGGgagggcatcaagtggagaggGCTCTGACCTAATCAGGAAGTCATTGGCCAGTTGGTAAAGAAATATTAGATGGCAGAGGATACTGTTGAGAGTGAAGATGAGATCATGGAGGGCAGTTCTTGTGGAGAAAAGTCCCTGATccctgtgtctgccttcacccACCACTCCCTGCTTCCTAGCCACTGGGAGGCAAGCAGCTTTCTTCTACCACTTGCATTATGGTGTTTGGCTTCACCACAGGCCCCAAATATGGCTGCACACTTTGTCATCACAAAAGTGACTAACACAAGAGGGAAAAGAAGTCTCGGAAATGAGTGAAACTTTTGTGGCCTCCTGATACAATTGGGCATAATTTACCCTGCTACACCTGTACCTGTTGCCTTTTCAACAGGTACGGAAATTAATTGACTTGGTTTACTTTGTTTAATTAACCGAATTCTAGAAAAACAGCTGTTGCTATGTAGCcggggatggccttgaacttaccatACTTTTGTCTCAGCCACCAAATGCTTTGCGGAATGTGGTGGACTGCAGGCGAGCACCCCACACTTGACTGTGTCTTTACAGTTTATTTCTAGGAAGACTTTTTGACACTGGAAGAAAAAAGGTAAGTTTTAAAGATACTTGCCAACTTCTTGAATTGTTGCAACTTTGAAGATGAGGCAATTTTTAAGAATAAGAGAATTTCATGCCACCTCCAGGTTACTTCCACAGAGCTGGATGACCAATCTGTTTCCTTGTAGGAAACATTAAAGGGCTACCTATCCTAAATTATCTTGACTCTCTCTATAAATATGGTATATGTTTTGAAATGggaaaattaatgataaaaatggACCAAGGGTGTGTCTTGGTGACACATACTACAACCCTAGAACCCTAAAGGTAGAGGGATTGAGAGTTTGCGTCCAGCCTAGGCTGTGTATTTATGACCTATCTCAAGAAGAAATGTGTGTGCCGGGTGGTGGGGGGAGTTGATGAGTTTGTCAGTTGGATTTGAGGCCTTTAACCTTAGTGAAAATACAACGTCACCACCCTGTCAGTTTAGGATCACCATGTATTCATATTCTAGTAGGTTCCATTTGAGGGGGCATAGGCATACTGGTTCATCCTTGTAATCGCAGcaacagcctggtctatataacaagttcAATCCCAATCAGGGCTACATAAAAAGACCTTATATgtacaagaaggaggaggaggaggaaagaggagaaggaagaaggatgaagaggaggagaaggaggaatgaaagaaatagaaacatgtGATTTGTCttgacatatttaaaaaataaatcatctaaacctTCCAAATACTTTTCCTTAGGTATATCTCCATTTCCTTAGACTTCCACCCTAAGGAATTTTCTACTCTTGGTTCCTAATGGAACCAAGTTTTCTTCAGACTTCATGGCGGAACAGACACTGGGGTTGGTTTTATTGATTCCATGTGCTTCCTTCTGTGTCTTCAAGGGTCCTTTTTCTGTGATTACAGTGAATAAGAAGGGATAGATCTTTGGTTTGGCTTGTTCTGAGTCCTACAAATAGAAAACCATGAAGCTAAAAGCTCATACTTGGAAGATTCCACAGACTCTCCCCAAGTCAAGTCCTGCCTGTTGGGATGAGAGCAGGGCCAGCTCTGAGGACTAGcagagtcttccttccttcctacctcccctctGCCCCAGGGAAACAAGGGGAGCCATCAGATCTACGtatactattcttttttttctccatctttattaaattgggtatttcttatttacatttcaattgttattacctttccgggttccaggaaaacatcccccaacccctctccctccccttctttatgggtgttcccctccccatcctcctcccataaccgccctcccccaacaatcacgttcactgggggttcagtcttagcaggacccagggcttccccttccactggtgctcttactaggatattcaatgctacctatggggtcagagtccagggtcagtccatgtatagtctttaggtagtggcttagtccctggaagctctggtttcttggcattgttgtacatatggggtctcgagccccttcaagctcttccagttctttctctgattccttcaacgggggtcccattctcagttcagtggtttgctgatggcattcacctatgtatttgctgtattctggctgtgactctcaggagagatctacatccggttcctgtctgcctgcacttctttgcttcatccatcttatctagtttggtggctgtatatgtatgggccacatgtggggcaggctctgaatgggcgttccttcagcctcagttctaaactttgcctccttattccctccctagtgtattcttgttccccttttaaagaaggagtgaagcatttgcattttggtcatccttcttgaatttcacgtgtgttctgtgcatctagggtaattcgagcatttgggctaatatccacttatcaatgagtgcataccatgtgtgtttctctgtgactgggttacctcactcaggatgatattttccagttccattcttttgcctatgaattttaatCACATTTGTTACAAAGTATCATTGAGAATGGTCTGAGGTATTGAAACAATGTAAGAGATACTAAAAGTAGAAAATTGTTAAACATCACTGAAGTTATCCTTCTATTTCCCTTtatagaaatgaaacaaaacaaaacaaaaacaatattctTAAACATATATTGCTACACATCTTAGCATAAAGaacatgtcttttaaaaaaaaaagaaagaaagaaagaaaaaagaaaatctcttttTCCCATACTGTTCACACTTGGAAATGGAATCTTAGAAATGCTAATTTGAACACAAAGTTAAAAGTGCCCATGGAAATGATCAAATATAATTAGCATGAGCAGGAGGAACTACAATAATCAAAGGTGCTGGGACTCTTCAGGTGTTGTCTGTGCCTGTCCAGAGACAAAAGAGGCACACTTTTgttgtggaaaaataaaaatcttgtaaccttttatcctgcactagtgTCAGCACCGTgacatctgtgggatattttcatctcagtcaggaaagcgtctcacctgctaagctccatcccatctcacactgctgatGCTACTCTCTGAGCTGAGcccagcagcaatctctctaccatGTAGTTCCCAAGGTGGGTCGCTGCCATGctagtttcatacagagaccacctATCTTGCAGCTCTCTTAATGtggactcaattaagtcaccacttGAGTGAACACACCACacgataacctctgatccagttgataagataaaatttgcccatctagacagcacaaaatcctgtacacacccatctctTAAAATTAGTCATAgcaacctgtatctatgcgcacagaagaatcttaacatctgctgccacgttctccccacccctcctccttgctctggcttctctcctttataaaacttttctcccacccatccttccttctcatccaatgacaagacttgttctatcctgtacctgccttcacaaACCTACACTCTTTGATTGCATCTATGCGGGGTTTCCAGGGATAACTAACAGATGAAGGAAGAACCCCCCATGTTGGCTGAAGACCCAGGTAGAATAAAAAGGGGAGAAGAAAGTACAGGTACTCATTGGCGCCTTCCAAACCCTTAAAATCTTGGTTGCCACAGGAGGGTAGGGAATTGCTCCACTGTGCCACCTTCTCCCACCATGGGGGATGGAAACCTCTGAATAACAAGTAAATCTTTCAGTAGTTTtgctcaggtattttgtcattGTAAGCAAAAGTTTATACATAGAGTTATACACTCAGATATTTAAGTATACAATTTACACTTACAGCGATTCTTAAATTATGAAATGGCACAAGAAGAGCAAATAGTTTGGTAGGGatacatatgtgtataatatTATTTCAAGGATTGAAAAACAATCATGATGTGATTATTATTGCCTTAGTTTTATTCCTCACAGCTCTGGAAGAAAGGAAACCACAGCCAAGGTGTGATGTGGTGTCCAGTGAGGGCTActctttctgtttccaagatggcGCCTTATTGCTGCATCTTTCAGGAGGATGAATGCCACCCCTCATGTGGTATAGGGGGAGAGAACAGAAAGTAGTAAATGATCCATAGGTctttaagatatatatttttagatTCATTTCTTCTATTTCATATGTCTGAgtgatttgcctgcatgtgtgtatgtgtgtcatatGCATGACCAGTATTGTCAGAGATCAGAAGATATTAGTAGCCATGAACTATCAGGTAGCTGCTGGGAACTTGAATCGTgaatcctctacaagagcaagtgctcttaccgtGGAATCATCCTCTAGGAACAGTCATGGTTTGAGATGCACACATCTCAAGGCCTCCTAACTCACTGCCCCAGGACCATGCCTCCCAGTACCTGATGATTTGATTTCAACAAGGATTTTGGAGAGAGCAAAAAACATTCAAAACTCAGTAGCTATCAGTGGGACTAAAACTAAAACTAGATATGTTCTCCCTTCCTGTGTGAGAATAAATAACAGATGGATTGGGTGCTGCATGTAAGCTGTCAAGACTGTGAGAAGGAAGCAGCAGTTAGAGTGTGTTTGTGGGCACTGAAAACAGAAGCATTCTGATGCAGTCAGGACACTACCCTACCAAGGCAGCTGGGTGGATTTCATTATATACAATATTAAAACTTTTGCAGTAATGAGTGATAGCTTAAGTTACATTAAAAGACACACATGTCTGGAGAGATGGGCCAGCAGTTAGAAGCACTTGGTACTCTTTTAGAAGACCCCAGTTCAGCTCTTGGAACCCTCTAAAACTCCAGCTAAAGATCCAAATGCCCACTTCTAACCACCATGAACACTCCCACATGTGTTACACaatccccccccctctctctctctctcacacacacaccacacacacacacacacacacacacacacacacacacacacacacacagtggttgttggaatatgcttgtcccagggagtgacactattaggatgtatagccttgttggagtatgtgtggccttgttagaggaagtgtgtcactatggggtgGACTGTAAGACCCttgtcctaactgcctggaagagCCAatgttctcctgtttgcctttggaacaagatatagaactctcaattCCTCTAccaatgcctgcctggacactactaccatgttcctgccttgatgataatggactgaacctctgaacctgtaaggccgccccaattaaatgtccttgtaagacttgccttggtcatagtgtctggtCACAACAATGGGAACCCTaactaaaatacatacatacatgaaaaataaaaaataaatcttcacaAAAGTGACAGCCTGAAAATAAAGGGACATAAAAACCACGGTTATAAGAAAACAACCACAGGTTTTTAATAACTAGGAGtttgattaaactttaaaaaaaaaacaactagaaaAAAACGAAATGTTCAGCAAAAAATGAAAGATAATCTCACTggtcaaaagagaaacaacaaacATCAGTCTGGTGTAATTGATCCTCTCACTACTCATGGGTTAATGTGACATTAGTGTGACAATGGTGCAGGGCAGGGGCTGGTGCCACATGCCATGGAGGAAAAGGCAGTGTCCGTCTCGTAGAGGGTGAATTTCCCTGCCGACATTTTGACACACGAGGACAGTTACACTTAGAGTAAGGGGTTTTTCTGAACAGGGATAAGAGTGGAATGCAAGTGAGTGAAACCCCTGTCTGTAAAGGAGTGGGCAGGTGGGTAAATCATGAGGCACCCAGGAACACATGCTTTCACAGGgaaggtttggtttggtttccatGGTGCTCCAATGGCTGCTGTTGTGGAAGGCCAAGCACAGGTGGCCTGCGTGCTGATGCTGACCCATGGCTCTTTCTCCCGCCTGGTGAAGCAGGGCAGATTTTTCCCTCATGAATTTCAGTCCTCGCATCCGTTCAACATGCACAAGTAATAGACGAGCGGGGCCCGACATTGGTAACCGTGAATGCCAGAAGAGGAGCAATGCTAGGGGAAGGAGGGGCAGCCGTGGATCGGCAAGGACAGGAAGGCCCTCCCAGCTGCTGCTCCATCTTCTTCAGTACATGGCTTTACCCTCTTGGTCACATTAAGGCTCCTGCACTCCATACAGCTAGTAAACACAGCATGCACaaaaaccaatatatatatattttttttttccaatggagTTCTGGGAAATAACTCATTAGGTCATCCGCCATCAAGGCAACCCAACCACCCAAGTGTCCCTTCATGATACCTGAGACCCATCACACATGTGATGTCACTGCCACAAATCACAGGACTCTAATCACGAGGGAGATTTTATCTGAGCTCATATGATGGGAAAACAAATCAATACAATACAAGTAGACAGACCATTTTGCTCTGCCAAACCTGGCGACATAAGTTCCACCCCAGACTTCCTTCTGGCGGAAAGAGAATTAGTTCCttcaagttatcctctgacttccacagtgcTCTGTGGCACGTGTACCCCCACGTTCCGCACACATAGTAAGTGTGATTTTAAAACAAGGAAATCGtatgtttacttttgtttgtttgtttgtttgttttgtttactgggctaggctcagtggtcaagagtttGCGCACCAGTGAAGGAGGCTCTGGGCTCAATGAGCAGATCCTGAAAAGCCTAGAACTGTTAAACGCAAAGTAGACAAAGCCTGAGTCAGAAAGGGTGTGTCCACCAGCACAGAGTCTGTGATGCCGCTCCTTTAAGAAGTTTAGTCAGCCAGTGATCCTTGAGAGGAGAC encodes:
- the Dleu7 gene encoding leukemia-associated protein 7; this translates as MASPAPLVASISHQMVALQTLQLLQQEWGWGDGPSAPGSPRSPDHVPIAQARRSGQMRTRRGLGRGSTGARGSPEAGELRGAEGGAELLPFPRDRGPCTLARMAMRSALARVVDSTSELVSVEQTLLGPLQQERPFPIHLKDSVEFRNICSHLALQIEGQQFDRDLNAAHQCLKTIVKKLIQSLANLPSDAHVVACASLRQILQNLPDV